ACCGATATAACTGCTCTGCTGGTTGAGTATACTGAACAGCTAAATAATAAAGAGCTAAACTAAAGGCATTACGCCAGTTTCGAGTATCTTTTTCGTAATGCTGTTTGGCAAGCTTGATGGCAAGTGCTAGGTCAGATCGTGCTTTGTCTGGTTGGTTAAGGGCTTGGTAAGCTAAAGCACGATTATACAGATACCAATTATTATCAGATTTTAAGTCAACAGCACGATTGAAATCTGCAAGAGCCTGATTATAGCGCTTAAGCATCAGATACGTATAACCTCTATTTATTAGTGACCAACCGTCTTTGGGGTCAAGTTCAATAGCACGGTCTAAATCTTGCAATGCTTCACTATAGCGCTGCATTTGGCGGTAAGTATAACCCCGACGTGCCAGCACCCATTGGTAATTAGGGTTAAGTACAATGGCGCGGTCTGAATCTTGCGGTGGTGCTTGAGAATAGCGCTGCATTTGGCGGTAAATAAAACCCCTAAAGCCTGTGGCTGGTGTCCATTGGTAATCGGCATCAAGTTCAATGGCGCGGTTTAAGTCTTGCAGTGCTTCATCATATTGGTACATCAGGCGGTAGGTATCACCTCTACTGGCGATCGCCCATTGATAATTGGGGTCAAGTTCAATGGCGCGGTTTAAGTCTTGCAGTGATTCATCATATCGGTGGATATAGCAGTAAGTTACACCCCGATGTGCCAGCACCCATTGGTCATTAGGGTTAAGTACAATGGCGCGGTTTAAGTCTTGCAGTGCTTCATCATATTGGTATATCAGGCGGTAAGTCACACCTCTACTTGCGATCGCCCATTGATAATTTGGGTTAAGCTCAATCACACGGTTAAAGTCTAGTAGTGCTTCTTGGTAACGCTGCATTTGGCAGTAAGCCATACCTCGAATTGTTAAATACTCAACTTCTTCAGGCACTAACTTTATCGCCTGGGTTAAATCTTCCAAAGCTTTTGAGTATTGATTAGATTGAGAGTAAATATAACTACGCCAATCTAACGCTACTGCACGCCATTTGTTCTCAAGACTAGCATCATTCAAAAGTGTTGTGAGCATTTGGGCCGCAGCTTCAAAACGTTTGTCTTCATAGGCTTTTAACCAATTGGCTAGTTGTTCACCCCAACGCTGAACTTCCGCAGAATCCACATCTTTACCAGCCTGAAGTATTGTTGCTGCCCAATGTTGAGCAAAAATGCGTTGATTTTTCAAAGCAGCAAGGAATTCATTGAGAGCTACAGGTAAATACTTTTGTGGTGATTGGCATAAGCGGTGATACAAAACGTTGAGTTTATGGCTTTGCCAAGTTTGATCCCGCCAAGCTTTTACTTCCTCTAATTCCAATTCGTTACCTAGCGTGTCGTAATACTCTGCTAACTGGCTATGAATGTCAGCCCAACCTTGCGGCGATGAAAGGCGCTTGTGGCGTAACATTTGCGTTTTCACCACATCATGATAGACCCAGCCGTCAGTACGTTCGTTGACAAAGGATGTTTCTTTGAGCCAAGTAAATAGCTCATCTGCTTCTTGTTCTCCTCTTAACTTGGCTATAATATCTCGATTCAAAGAGCGAGGAATGGCAGCATCAAGAGCAACTTGTCGCCGCTTGGGATCATCAACCCATTTTAAAAATCTTTCTACAGCACTGCTGCTAGGCTCAAATACTTGGTTAGGATCATTAGGATGAGCATCCGCCAGCATTCCCACCAACAAAGGCAAATTTCCAGCCAGGCGTAAAATCACTTCCACAACCTGACTGTTAGTAATTCCTTTACGAGCCAAATATAGTTGGGCTTCTTCATTTGTAAATGGTTCTAAAGGAAAACGAACTATTAATCCTTCGTAGGGTGCCCAATAGTTTTTATCTAATTCTTGGCGACCGACAATGGTTATCAATATATTGAGAGGTACTGCACCGTAGCGACCCTGGAGAATTTCCTGTAGCCAGTTATCTAGAAATTCTCCAGTGCGTTCATAAGTATCAAAAAACAAACCAACAGTAGTTTTCTCAGCAATTTTAGAAATATCTTGCAAAAACAGAGGAGTCAATACCTCTACAGGTTGTTGCACTAAGCGAAGTTCGCTTTTATTCGTTAATTTCTTCGCTACATAAGATGCCCATTCTCCAGCTTGCACAGCCACAGCATCTTCATCTACAAAATCAAAAACAACACCGCCAACGGGAACGTGACGCGCCAAACGCACACCAGTTTTGGCAACAGTTTTGCCGACAAAAGCCGAAAACCCTTGAGGAGCATCGGGATCGGTTTCTAATTCTTGGCGCTTTTGACGGTAAACTTTGTAGCGTTCAGTAAACTGTGGCAGTTTGTGACCTTGCTGTTCTAACTCCTCAGTCAAACGGCCTATAACTTCTGGCACACTTTTCTCAGCTTCATCAATGTAAGCTGTGACAATTTTTGCTTCCTCAGCAATTTTGCGAAACTGCCGTAACAGTGTACTTTTACCAACTCCGCCTTGACCCCAAACGTTAAACAAAAAACGACGGCGATCATCTTCTAGGGGTAATGCTAGATTTTGGCGGAATTGATTTATTTGATCTTCACGACCCACAAAACCTGATTGTTGGCGCTGCTTAAGAATATCTTGTAAACTTTTGGGCTTGTTTTGCGGGTTCATTACAAAGTTTAATCTTGAAGTGCTAATGCTTAAAGAGTAACTACTAATTACACACGCTCTGTTTCGTAATTTATTTCAATTACTTTTAAATATTTTTTGGTGTATGAGCTTGATTTTACAAGTATTTGCCTCAAAACTCGGAACGTCAAGCTTGAAACTCGGAACTTCTAGCTCAGAACTCTAAAATTGAAGCTTGGAACTCGGAACGTCAAGCTTGAAACTCGGAACGTCAAGCTTGAAACTCGGAACGCCAAGCTTGGAACTCGGAACGCCAAGCTTGGAACTCTAAAATTGAAGCTCTGAACTCGGAACGTCAAGTTTTAGACTTAAACATCCAAGCTCAGAAGCTCAAAATTTTAATTTCTACGGTTGTGTAGAAAAATTCTGCACTTTCAATGCTCGCAATTGCGCTTTTCGAGATTTACGAGCAAACCTGCGCCCCATATCATGGTGAAAAATGCTCGACTCTTGTCACCCATTTTGGGTAAAGTTCTACGCTTTTCTGTTGTTAAATCAACTAAAAACGGTAACTTGTCTTTTATAGTAGCGATCGCATCCATTACTGCTTCCCTATCTGCTGGGGAAAGGCTGGCACTGATTCGAGTGTCTGCCATTTTTATTATACTTATACGACACTTAAATTCAGTATTCCTAAATTTATCGATGCGATCGCTAACCCCAAAGGCAATACTAAATAATAATCTTTGAGGAAACCTATGCAAAAAATCAAGAATAAAATTACTAATAAGGAAGATTATGAACGGCTGGCTGGTGAGCAAGTAATTTAAGGTTAATAAGTTTGGCGTTGCTGAATTGGGAGATGAATTTTATCTCACGCAAAGTCGCAAAGGCGCAGAGAGTGAGAGTCTTCAGCAACGCTATCAGTTTTTTCTAACTGTTAATGACTGCTATACAATCAATCTCTACTAATACATCTTTTGGTAAACGCGATACTTGGACACACGCACGCGCTGGGGCTATATCTTCAGGGAAATATTTAGCATAAACCGCATTCATGGCGGCGAAATCATTCATATCAGCTAAAAATACGGTGGTTTTGACCACATTTTCAAAGGTTGCACCAGCTGCTGTCAGGATAGCTTCTAAATTAGCTATCACTTGTTCGGTTTGTTTTGCTACATCATCGGTGTAAAGGACATCACCGAGTCGGGGATCGATGGCAATTTGTCCAGCCACAAACACTAATTGACCAGAAGCCGCGATCGCTTGATTATATGGCCCCACTGGAGCCGGTGCTTTATCAGTACGAATAACTTGACGAGTCATAGATATCACTTTCTCGAACGATGCTACCTGTTTACCGATTTGTTCTTGGGAAGCGATCGGTTTGTACAGTTCTCCATCTGGCATTATCGCACCAGTTAGGTCTGCATCTTTAAAGCTTGCTCCATAGATATTCGCTCCAGTGAAATTTGCCTTCTTCAGGTTTGCACCATCTAAATTTGCCATCATCAAGTTTGCATCTGAAAGACAAGCTCTTTCTAGATTTGCTTTTAGCAAACAGGCATGTCTAAGATTTGCTTGTCCCAGGTATACCCCAACTAAATCTGCCTCAGTTAAATTAGCCTCTGATAAATTACATTTATCCAAAAGTGCCCCTCGAAATTGTGCTTTACGGAGATTGGCATTTTGTAATGATGCATTAGAAAGGTCTGCCTGAGTGAAGTCAGTTTCACTCAAATTTGCCCCAGTTAAATTTGCACTATTGAGGTTAGTTATACTCAGATTTGCTTGCTCTATACTGGCATTGCTCAAATTAGCACTATCTAATTTTGCTCCAAGGCAGTAAGCACCTTTAAGGTCTGCCCAACTTAGATTTATAGAAGAAGCCTCTATTACACACAAATTTGCATTTGTCAGCGATGTTCTACTGAGGTAGGCATTATTGAGTTTTGCCTTAGTCAATATCGCCTCGCTTAAATCTGCTCCACCCAAATTGACTCTGTATAGGTCTATCTCATTTAATTCTGCACCTTTAAGGTCTACTCCTCTTAAATTGAAGTTATGAAATTGCCTTTGTCCTCCGGCATATTTCTCCAACAGTGTCTCAGCATCCATAATGCACCATTAAATACCATTGACCCAGTATAATCACAAAAACTTTGTGTCACAGGTATTCTCTTCATATCTTCCTCTCTGCACTCTCTGCGCCTCTGCGGTTCGTTATATCATGTCCGCTTGATTACTTATTAAAACCGAAGAACCCCACCCCGTAAAAGCTACGCTTTCACTCCCCTCCCCGTCAACGGGGAGGGGTTGGGGGTGGGGTGCAATGACTGTGGGAATTATAACTAATTAACCGGACATGATATTACTCCCAACCCAACCTCGGACGTATTCCATAATACCGATAACGCCAATAATCCCGTAGAATGCGATCGTGGTCAAAACATAAATTACCAGGCAGTTGCCAAGACTCAAAAATACCTACACCCTTAGCGTCATCCCCTGCCTTTGGTTCTCCGGTAGCTGTAGCCAAGAATACAATACTAATGGTATGCTGACGCGGGTCACGACAGGGATCAGAATAGACCAAGAACTGTTCAATTAACTCCACCTGTAGACCCGTTTCTTCCTCAGCTTCCCGGCGTGCTGCGACTTCCACTGGTTCTCCATAATCCACAAAGCCACCGGGAATTGCCCAACCCAAAGGTGGATTATGCCTCTCAATTAACACTATTGGTCGATGTGGTCGATCCACTAACTCAATGATGATATCAACCGTCGGTGCAGGATTTCGGTAAGTCATAGTTATTGGTCAGTGGTCAGTGGTCAATGGTCAGTAGTGAATAGCATAATCAGCACTGCGAACAACTGGCAACTAACAACTGACAAACAACAATTACATGAGTTTACTTGATTTAGCTTACAGCTACTGTTCCGTGATAAATTCGATGCGATCGCCTTGCGTGTCGTTAAGACAATTGATTCATCCTACAATTAAAGTTAAATATGCCTTTTCCCAGATCCAGCGGCGTTTTGCTGCATCCTACCTCTTTTCCCAGTCGATTTGGTATTGGAGATTTAGGCCTAGAAGCCTATAAATTTATTGATTTTCTCGAAAAGAGTTATCAACAATATTGGCAAGTTTTACCCCTAGGCCCCACTGGATACGGTAACTCTCCGTATATGTCCTACTCCGCAATGGCAGGAAATCCCCTGCTGATTAGCCCGGAAAAACTACTAGATGAAGGTTTGTTAAGTGAGGAAGACTTTGCTAATTTACCAGCATTTGGGGTAGACAAAGTAGATTTCGAGCAGGTTGCACCAATTAAAATTGGGTTACTAAAAAAAGCTTGCGAAAACTTTAAAAATAAAGCATCCAGCATTCAGCAAAAAGAATTTGCAGGTTTTTGTGACAGTAAAGCTTATTGGCTGGATAATTATGCCTTATTTATGGCACTCAAAGAATCCCAAAATGGTGCTAGCTGGCATATTTGGTCAGCAGAACTCGCCAAGCGCGAACCAGAAGCCTTGGCTAGGGCTGAACGAGAACTCACGGCAGAGATTTTTTATTATAAATTCATTCAATATGAATTTTTCCGGCAGTGGTCAGACCTCAAAAGCTACGCCAACATGCGCCGCATAGAGATTATCGGCGATATTCCTATCTACGTAGCTCACGATAGTGCTGATGTGTGGGCGCATCCTGAAATCTTTTGTTTGGATGAGGAGACAGGAGAAGCTGCACTAATGGCGGGAGTTCCACCAGATTACTTTAGCGCTACTGGTCAACTGTGGGGCAACCCAGTTTACAACTGGCAGGAATTGCAAAAACAAGATTTTAAATGGTGGATACAGCGTTTTGAGGCGATGCTGGATTACGTAGATATTATTCGTATTGACCACTTCCGAGGATTTGAAGCTTTTTGGGCTGTAGAACTAGGGGAAACAACTGCGGTCAATGGAAAATGGATTAAAGCGCCTGGAGAAGAATTGTTTGATACGATTAAACAAAAATTAGGCAAATTACCGGTTTTAGCGGAAGATTTGGGAGTAATTACGCCAGAGGTTGAAGCGCTGCGAGACAAGTATGAATTTCCTGGTATGAAAGTTTTGCAGTTTGCCTTTGGTTCCGATCCCGGTAATCCGTTTCTACCTTTTAATTACCCGCGAAATGCAGTAGTTTATACTGGAACACACGATAATGACACAACAATAGGCTGGTTTAATACAGCTAATGACTACGAAAAGCATAATTTATGGCTTTATTTAGGTTGCATCAGTGCCGAAGGTATTCACTGGGATTTAATCCGGCTGGCTTTGAGTTCCATAGCTAATCAAGCGATTATTCCTTTACAAGATATTTTGGGTTTAGGAACCGAGACTAGAATGAACTTTCCTAGTATTGCTGAAGGTAACTGGGCCTGGCGCTATCACTCGCATAGCATAACAGACGAGTTAAGCGATCGCCTGAAAGTACTGACGAAACTGTACGGACGCGCGCCTCACAAAGTGTGAGGAGCAGGGGAGCAGGGGAGCGGGGGAGCAGGGGAGCGGGGGAGCAGGGGAGCAGGGGAGCAGGGGAGCGGGGGAGCAGGGGAGCAGGGGAGCAGGGGAGCAGGGGAGCAGGGAAAAAAATTCCATATTGTCTCCCTCATCCCCCTCATCTCCCTCATCTCCCTCATCCCCCTCATCTCCCTCATCCCCCTCATCCCCCTCATCCCCCTCATCCCCCTCATCCCCCTCATCTCCCTCATCCCCCTCATCCCCCTAATTCCCTCAAGGCTGCGGCTTGGCAGCAATCTTAACTTCTTCCACTTTCCCAGGTTCTCCCATTTGCTTGGCTTTTTCTTGATTAACACTCATCATTACACCACCAGCATTATCAGTTTTCACTGTCAACTGTTCTTGGGCTTTCCAAACGCGGCGTGTTCCTTCTGGCAGAACACCTTCAAATTCGGTTTTGCCATCAGCTACTACGCGAATCCAGGATGACGCTTTTAAGGTGACACTAATCTGTAATGACTGATTGTCTTTGATACTGCTGAGAGTGTCGCTAACAGGTTGGGCTTTTGCTGTTGACTGAGTTTGAGTTGGCTCTGTTTTTAAAGATGTCTGTTGCTGTGGCTTACTTTCAGTATTATTTGCTTTCAGGTCAGCATTATTCAGCAATTGCGACAAGCTGCTGACCGAACATACAATCACAAATATGTAAAGTAAGTAAAGATGAAGAGGACGCAATTGACTCATGAACCTAATTTTTCCAGGAGGTTCGGAGATTATCGGCCCAGAAGCAATAGGAAAATCAAGAGCGAATTCCACTGCGTTAAAACCCAACGCGTCGGCAAATTGCCTAATCAATCCCTGAATATAAATTGGTTCTGGCAGTTCATCTAAATTCCCTTCTTCAATCGCTTGTAACAATCGCCGAGGAATTTTGGTCAATACTACCATTTCCTCTAAAGACAAACCTTTCTCTTGACGCGAAGCCGAAAGTTTAGCGCCCAATTCGGATAACTTTTGAGATCGAATTTCTTCTAATGAAAGTCTTGGCTGATCACTATCCTTTCTTTTTAGCCATTTCATGCTTTTTCTACTCTCCTTCCCTCACCTGAATCTTTAATAGGTATTTGCTTTATCTGCTTTTGCAAAAAGCGAATTTCATATTCTTCTAATGCACGATAGTTCCCTTCACTGAGAAAACGTGTTTTTGACATTTGTAATTGAATTGGGCCAATAGCAGTCCGATGTAGCTTGATGACCGGGTATCCCAACTGTTCTGCTACACGGCGTATCTGGCGATTTCTTCCCTCCTGTAAAACTATTTCTAAACGGCTATTTACAGTACAACTTTCTATTAAGTCCACCCTTGCGGGAAGGGTTTTTCTCCCATCTAATATCACACCCTGACGCCACATTTCTAGGGCTACTTGAGAAGGATGTCCTTTGACTAAAACAAGATAAGTTTTAGGAATGCTGTGACGTGGATGGGTTAGTCCAAATGTCAGGTCTCCATCATTGGTTAGTATTAATGCTCCTGTAGACTCTGCATCTAGACGACCAACTGGGTGAATACCTGTACCTTCACGTAATTCTTTAGGGAGTAAATCCAAGACTGTCTTTCTCCCCTGAGGGTCATAGCAAGTAGAAACCACTCCAGCAGGTTTGTGCAGCAACAAATAGATTAAAGACGGACGTTGCTGAGGAGACACTAACTTACCATCAACAGTAATCGTATCTCTTTGGGGGTCAACTTTTTGACCTAAATGTGCTAAGACTCCATTTATCCGCACTCGCGATCGCCGAATCATTTCTTCAGCTTCGCGCCGTGAGGCTATACCCCATTGAGCGATAACTTTTTGTAACCGTGTCTCCATGTGGAAATTACTGCTTATTTCTAGTAATTT
Above is a window of Nostoc sp. UHCC 0702 DNA encoding:
- a CDS encoding pentapeptide repeat-containing protein yields the protein MDAETLLEKYAGGQRQFHNFNLRGVDLKGAELNEIDLYRVNLGGADLSEAILTKAKLNNAYLSRTSLTNANLCVIEASSINLSWADLKGAYCLGAKLDSANLSNASIEQANLSITNLNSANLTGANLSETDFTQADLSNASLQNANLRKAQFRGALLDKCNLSEANLTEADLVGVYLGQANLRHACLLKANLERACLSDANLMMANLDGANLKKANFTGANIYGASFKDADLTGAIMPDGELYKPIASQEQIGKQVASFEKVISMTRQVIRTDKAPAPVGPYNQAIAASGQLVFVAGQIAIDPRLGDVLYTDDVAKQTEQVIANLEAILTAAGATFENVVKTTVFLADMNDFAAMNAVYAKYFPEDIAPARACVQVSRLPKDVLVEIDCIAVINS
- a CDS encoding rRNA pseudouridine synthase is translated as METRLQKVIAQWGIASRREAEEMIRRSRVRINGVLAHLGQKVDPQRDTITVDGKLVSPQQRPSLIYLLLHKPAGVVSTCYDPQGRKTVLDLLPKELREGTGIHPVGRLDAESTGALILTNDGDLTFGLTHPRHSIPKTYLVLVKGHPSQVALEMWRQGVILDGRKTLPARVDLIESCTVNSRLEIVLQEGRNRQIRRVAEQLGYPVIKLHRTAIGPIQLQMSKTRFLSEGNYRALEEYEIRFLQKQIKQIPIKDSGEGRRVEKA
- a CDS encoding tetratricopeptide repeat protein, whose translation is MLTTLLNDASLENKWRAVALDWRSYIYSQSNQYSKALEDLTQAIKLVPEEVEYLTIRGMAYCQMQRYQEALLDFNRVIELNPNYQWAIASRGVTYRLIYQYDEALQDLNRAIVLNPNDQWVLAHRGVTYCYIHRYDESLQDLNRAIELDPNYQWAIASRGDTYRLMYQYDEALQDLNRAIELDADYQWTPATGFRGFIYRQMQRYSQAPPQDSDRAIVLNPNYQWVLARRGYTYRQMQRYSEALQDLDRAIELDPKDGWSLINRGYTYLMLKRYNQALADFNRAVDLKSDNNWYLYNRALAYQALNQPDKARSDLALAIKLAKQHYEKDTRNWRNAFSLALYYLAVQYTQPAEQLYRYALSQSAASNRIREAIQNLNDYLTVFPNHVQAISMRQLLQSTLT
- a CDS encoding helix-turn-helix domain-containing protein; translated protein: MKWLKRKDSDQPRLSLEEIRSQKLSELGAKLSASRQEKGLSLEEMVVLTKIPRRLLQAIEEGNLDELPEPIYIQGLIRQFADALGFNAVEFALDFPIASGPIISEPPGKIRFMSQLRPLHLYLLYIFVIVCSVSSLSQLLNNADLKANNTESKPQQQTSLKTEPTQTQSTAKAQPVSDTLSSIKDNQSLQISVTLKASSWIRVVADGKTEFEGVLPEGTRRVWKAQEQLTVKTDNAGGVMMSVNQEKAKQMGEPGKVEEVKIAAKPQP
- the malQ gene encoding 4-alpha-glucanotransferase, with the translated sequence MPFPRSSGVLLHPTSFPSRFGIGDLGLEAYKFIDFLEKSYQQYWQVLPLGPTGYGNSPYMSYSAMAGNPLLISPEKLLDEGLLSEEDFANLPAFGVDKVDFEQVAPIKIGLLKKACENFKNKASSIQQKEFAGFCDSKAYWLDNYALFMALKESQNGASWHIWSAELAKREPEALARAERELTAEIFYYKFIQYEFFRQWSDLKSYANMRRIEIIGDIPIYVAHDSADVWAHPEIFCLDEETGEAALMAGVPPDYFSATGQLWGNPVYNWQELQKQDFKWWIQRFEAMLDYVDIIRIDHFRGFEAFWAVELGETTAVNGKWIKAPGEELFDTIKQKLGKLPVLAEDLGVITPEVEALRDKYEFPGMKVLQFAFGSDPGNPFLPFNYPRNAVVYTGTHDNDTTIGWFNTANDYEKHNLWLYLGCISAEGIHWDLIRLALSSIANQAIIPLQDILGLGTETRMNFPSIAEGNWAWRYHSHSITDELSDRLKVLTKLYGRAPHKV
- a CDS encoding NUDIX hydrolase, which gives rise to MTYRNPAPTVDIIIELVDRPHRPIVLIERHNPPLGWAIPGGFVDYGEPVEVAARREAEEETGLQVELIEQFLVYSDPCRDPRQHTISIVFLATATGEPKAGDDAKGVGIFESWQLPGNLCFDHDRILRDYWRYRYYGIRPRLGWE